GTTGATTACTAAACCAAATCGCAACGAAGCTCGTAAACGTCGGCATGTACGCGTTCGTGGGCGTGTATCCGGCACGGCAGCTCGTCCGCGACTGAATGTATTTCGTTCCAACAAGCACATCTACGCCCAGTTGGTTGACGATGCCACGGGGAACACGTTGACTAGTGCATCGACCTTGGACAAGGAATTGGAAGGCAACGGCGGCAACGTCGAAGCTGCTCGCAAGGTTGGGGAACTCATCGCTAAGCGCGCCATTGAGAAGGGCCACAAGTCGGTTGTGTTCGATCGCGGCGGATACCTGTATCACGGTCGTATTCAGGCACTTGCTGACGCAGCTCGCGAAGCTGGTCTCGAATTCTAAAACAGAGAGGAAGGTGTTCACGTGCGCATTGATCCAAATCAACTCGAATTGTCCGAACGCGTTGTTGCCGTTAACCGCGTAGCGAAGGTCGTGAAGGGCGGTCGTCGTTTCTCCTTCTCCGCTCTCGTCGTGGTCGGTGACCAGAATGGTTATGTCGGCGCTGGCATGGGTAAAGCACA
This is a stretch of genomic DNA from Alicyclobacillus dauci. It encodes these proteins:
- the rplR gene encoding 50S ribosomal protein L18, with the protein product MITKPNRNEARKRRHVRVRGRVSGTAARPRLNVFRSNKHIYAQLVDDATGNTLTSASTLDKELEGNGGNVEAARKVGELIAKRAIEKGHKSVVFDRGGYLYHGRIQALADAAREAGLEF